A stretch of the Enoplosus armatus isolate fEnoArm2 chromosome 13, fEnoArm2.hap1, whole genome shotgun sequence genome encodes the following:
- the LOC139295831 gene encoding protein ABHD15, producing the protein MASFGWDCLFCLLPSLLLLLLLSLVLRWPRVHCWTRLTVRAAGWRFWVIVCLILELPLDRNTRTWTKEAGSPGTDVLSGSGQASDGPRLICKPTALAKYLLRHCGSLAKPGLASWPRGDPHLQTLSSLLCGQHGDTLQFTRDHLLLRDGGIVALDWAVGTRLGEAVGRKRWEGRKEHQPGGKALGCFTTTPPVLLLIPQYWGGMTPHLKVLCHQAVCQGFYVVVFHARGTAGCPLTTARLTEFGDPADLEQAVAYVHSRHPSSVLVAVSEGSGSGILLSYLGECGSSSYLTAAAAISPVLLGQLWFETAMPPIYRWGVLFHRKRQLSRYASSFRPVLDVDRALSCSSLRDFEETLSCSSAQLQQRAPRPPTSSLNSGQSSESHSPRGLAPSVAWALGERAYPAKDWDSYWERNEPLRDADEVAVPVLCIRSRDDPLLPLASTLPLPLFQSNPYFLLALTDIGGHCGFTMEGREEMEGERTGNDDVEEGNWSHVAVLEYFRVVADFLKGEERDGASQGGPLGEYSQGGMRSRTSNMAPPRRRRANMMRRPRLQAPEQSSADAEEDDFTWKRSYTR; encoded by the exons ATGGCATCATTTGGGTGGgattgtttgttctgtttgctCCCATCCCTGctacttctgctgctgctgtccctgGTTCTCCGCTGGCCCAGAGTACATTGTTGGACGAGGCTGACTGTCAGGGCTGCAGGCTGGAGATTCTGGGTCATTGTTTGCCTGATCCTGGAGCTGCCACTAGACAGGAATACAAGAACGTGGACCAAGGAGGCCGGATCACCGGGGACAGATGTTTTGTCTGGGTCAGGTCAGGCCTCAGATGGTCCCAGGCTCATCTGCAAACCCACTGCGCTGGCCAAATATCTGCTCCGGCACTGTGGCTCTCTGGCCAAGCCGGGACTGGCCTCCTGGCCCAGGGGAGACCCCCACCTCCAGACTCTGTCCAGCCTGCTGTGTGGACAACATGGAGACACGTTACAGTTCACTAGAGACCATCTGTTATTGAGAGATGGGGGCATTGTAGCTCTGGACTGGGCTGTTGGAACAAGACTGGGTGAGGCGGTTgggagaaagagatgggaggggaggaaggagcaCCAGCCAGGGGGCAAGGCGCTAGGCTGCTTCACCACAAcgcctcctgtcctcctcctcatccctcagTACTGGGGAGGGATGACTCCCCACCTAAAGGTGCTGTGCCATCAGGCAGTGTGTCAGGGCTTTTATGTGGTGGTGTTTCATGCTCGAGGCACAGCGGGGTGCCCGCTGACCACAGCGCGCCTGACTGAGTTTGGAGACCCAGCTGATCTTGAGCAG GCGGTGGCTTATGTCCACAGCCGCCACCCATCCTCTGTGCTGGTTGCAGTGAGTGAGGGTTCAGGCTCAGGGATTCTTCTTTCCTACTTGGGTGAGTGTGGATCAAGTTCATAcctgacagcagctgctgccatCTCACCTGTACTCCTGGGCCAACTGTGGTTTGAAACAGCCATGCCTCCTATTTATCGCTGGGGGGTTTTGTTTCACCGAAAACGGCAGCTCAGTAG ATACGCAAGTTCCTTCAGACCAGTCCTGGATGTGGATCGGGCCCTCAGCTGTTCCTCCCTCAGAGACTTTGAGGAAACTCTTTCCTGCTCTTCAGCCCAgctccagcagagggcgccCAGACCTCCAACGAGCTCTCTGAATTCTGGACAAAGCTCAGAATCTCATTCCCCGCGGGGCCTGGCACCGTCAGTGGCCTGGGCACTGGGCGAGAGGGCTTACCCAGCCAAGGACTGGGACAGCTACTGGGAGAGGAACGAACCACTGAGAGATGCAGATGAGGTGGCGGTCCCTGTGCTCTGTATCCGCAGCCGTGACGACCCTCTCCTCCCGCTCGCCTCCACTTTACCCCTTCCTCTTTTCCAGAGCAATCCTTATTTCCTTCTGGCCTTGACGGACATAGGAGGGCACTGTGGATTCACTATGGAGGGCcgagaagagatggagggagagaggacaggaaatgaTGATGTGGAGGAGGGTAACTGGAGTCATGTCGCAGTTCTGGAGTACTTCAGGGTAGTGGCTGATTTCctgaaaggggaggagagggatggggCGAGCCAAGGTGGTCCACTAGGGGAATATAGTCAGGGAGGGATGAGGAGCAGGACCAGCAACATGGCTCCCCCTCGCAGGAGGAGAGCCAACATGATGAGGAGACCAAGACTGCAGGCACCTGAGCAGAGCAGTGCGGATGCAGAGGAAGATGACTTCACCTGGAAGAGGTCCTACACACGCTGA